One Oreochromis niloticus isolate F11D_XX linkage group LG16, O_niloticus_UMD_NMBU, whole genome shotgun sequence genomic window carries:
- the LOC106097640 gene encoding olfactory receptor 4Q2-like, producing the protein MYIFIAALLLNSVLYSTTVYPKLLIDFSSEKQVTTYSACLFQFFIFYTLVLSEFLLLAAMAYDRYVAICKPLEYQTIMRKTTVGIFLVVAWLVPACHVAVQAIASAEAKLCDSNIKGIFCNNAVYTLQCERSRLITIFGVVALLDLVILPMLFIVFTYTKIFIVSHRSCKEIRKKAAETCLPHLLVLLSLSVFFVYDSGSTV; encoded by the exons ATGTACATTTTCATTGCAGCTTTGCTACTGAACTCTGTTCTTTACAGCACAACTGTTTACCCAAAACTTCTGATTGACTTTTCATCTGAAAAACAAGTCACAACATATTCAGCCTGTCTCTTtcagttctttatattttacactCTAGTTTTATCAGAGTTCCTTCTGTTGGCTGCCATGGCCTATGACAGATATGTGGCTATATGTAAACCTCTGGAATATCAAACTATCATGAGAAAAACCACTGTGGGTATTTTCCTGGTCGTGGCTTGGCTTGTACCTGCTTGTCATGTTGCTGTCCAAGCAATAGCGAGTGCCGAAGCTAAACTGTGTGACTCTAATATAAAAggaatattttgtaataatgcaGTTTACACTCTTCAGTGTGAAAGATCAAGATTAATTACCATCTTTGGTGTGGTTGCTTTACTAGATCTTGTAATACTTCCTATGCTCTTCATAGTTTtcacatacacaaaaatatttatcgTTTCTCATCGAAGTTGTAAAGAAATTAGGAAGAAAGCTGCAGAGACTTGTTTACCCCATCTCTTAGTTTTATTaagtctctctgtgttttttgtgtatGAT AGTGGCTCCACAGTATAG